From the Actinopolymorpha singaporensis genome, the window ACGTCGACAACAACGTCTGGCTGGTCGGCGACGACGACGAGGTGCTGGTGATCGACCCCGCCCACGACGCCGGTCCGATCCGGGACGCCGTGGGCGACCGGAGGGTCACCGCGATCGTGTGCACCCATGGGCACGACGACCACATCGGCGCCGCCCGCGACCTGGCCGAGTCGACGAAGGCGCCGGTCTGGCTGCACCCGGCGGACCGCATGCTGTGGGACGTCGTGCACCCAGGCGCCGCACCGGACGCCGAGCTCGCCGACGGGCAGGAGTTCGAGGTGGGCGACGTCACGTTGACCGCCGTGCACACCCCGGGCCACTCCCCCGGCGGCGTCTGTCTGTCCGCTCCCGACCTGGGCGCGGTGTTCAGCGGCGACACGTTGTTCGCCGGCGGGCCGGGCGCCACCGGGCGTTCGTTCTCCGACTTCGGCACGATCATCGACTCGATCCGGGACCGGCTGCTGACCCTGCCGCCGGAGACGGTGGTGCACACCGGGCACGGCGACACCACCACGGTCGGCGCCGAGCGGCCGCACCTGCGGGAGTGGATCGACCGCGGCCACTGACCCGGTGGGGTCTGGTCGTACGCACGCCGATGCCGGCGACGGTCTCCACCGTCGCCGGCATCGTCGTCTTCGGCGGCGGCCGGGGTCCTGCCGGCCGCAAGGGACACTTGACGGTGTTCCGGCCGCGTTGACAGTGCGGCCGGTCTAGCGTCGCAACGCGCCGTTGACAGGCAGCAGCACGCTGTACAACGACGTGGTGGCGGCGATGAACAGCCGGTTTCGGCGCGGACCCCCGAACTCCACGTTGGCCACCGTCTCCGGCACGAGGACCTTCCCGAGCAGCGTGCCGTCGGGGTGGTAGCAGTGCACGCCGTCGGCGGCGCTGGCCCAGATCCGGCCGGCGGTGTCCAGCCGGAAGCCGTCGAACAGCCCGGACGTACAGGTGGCGAACTCGCTTCCGCCACTCAGCGTCCCGTCGGGGGCGACGTCGAAGACCCGCATGTGCCGGGGCCCGCCCCGGTGGTGCGTCGAGCCGGTGTCGGAGACGTACAGCCGGGTCTCGTCGGGTGAGAACGCGAGGCCGTTGGGGCGTACGAAGTCGTCGGCGACAATGCGTACGTCCCCCGTCGTCGCGTCCCAGCGGTAGACGTGGCAGGCGCCGATCTCGCTGTCGGCCTGGTGCCCCTCGTAGTCGCTGTCGATGCCGTACGCCGGATCGGTGAACCACACCGACCCGTCGGACTTCACCACCACGTCGTTGGGGCTGTTGTAGCGCTTCCCGCCGAAGTTGTCGGTGAGCACCGTCAGCGAGCCGTCGTGCTCGGTCCGGGTGACCCGCCGGTTGCCGTGTTCACAGGTGACCAGCCGCCCCTGCCGGTCGACGGTGTTGCCGTTGCTGAAGCCGGCCGGCTCCCGGAACACACCCACCGTCCCGGTGGTCTCGTCCCAGCGCAGCATCCGGTCGTTGGGGATGTCGCTCCACACGAGGTAGCGGCCCGCCGGGAAGTACGCCGGCCCCTCCGCCCAGCGGCAGCCCTGGTACAGCAACTCCACCTGGGCGCTGGTCTTGACGAGGGTCGAGAACCGCTCGTCGATGATCTCGAACCTCTCGGTCACCCCGGCCATACGAGTCTCCTGGTCTCCTCGTCCGCGAAGCCGCGCCGGCGTGGTGCCGATCGCGGTGGCACCTCGCCTCCGGCCCGTTCGGGCGAGGGATGCTCTGGTGCGAACGTAGCGACCCGGACGCGGCGGGCGCGACCGGCGGGTGCCATGGTGCCGACCTTGGCCGTCGGTCTCCGCGTGGCCAGGCTCGCGGCCGGTTCGGGCGCCGGCCCGGGCGACGGTTCGGTCGTCGGTTCGGTCGTCGCTTCGGCAGGCATCGGCGGGCCTCGGCGGCACCTATACTTTTCCTGCGCCGCGACCCGGACACCCGCACCTTCGGGGACCTGGGCGCGGACGCGGAATGCCCCAGGAAACACCAAAGTACGTACAAGCACCCCACACCGAAAGCCGTCTGGTATCTCCGATGCGAGAACTGGAACGGAACCGAGACGCACCGGACACCGGTGCGTCGACCGGGCTGCGCAGCCTCGCCGTGATCGGCGCCGGCCGCACCGGCGGTTCTGTCACATCCGCCGCCCGCGCCGCCGGGCTCGACGTCCGCGTCGGCACCCGGGGCACCGCCGCCGTCACCGCCGGTGGCTCCGGCATCGCCCTCCTGTGCGTCCCCGACGAGTCGATCTCCGCCGTCTGCGCCGAGGTCGCCGCCGGGACGGACCTTCCCCCCTACGTCGGCCACGTCAGCGGCGCCACCGGCCTGGACGCGCTGGAGTCCGCCGCCCGCCGGGGAGCACAGACGTTCCGGCTGCACCCGCTGCAGACCATCCCGGCGCCGGGGACCAGTCTGACCGGCGTTCCGGCGGCGGTCACCGGGTCAACCCCGGCCGCGGCCGAGGTCGCCCGCACGCTCGCCCGACGGCTCGGGATGGTGCCGTTCGACCTGGCCGAGGAGCACCGGGCGGCCTACCACGCGGGCGCCGTGCTCGCGTCCAACTTCGTCCTGGCACTGGCGGAGACGGCGGCCGACCTGCTCACCCGCGCCGGCGTGAAGGACGCCCGGGCGGCCCTCACGCCGTTGGTGCTGAGCACGGCGGCGAACTGGGCCGGCGCGGGCCCGGCCGCGCTCACCGGACCCATCGCCCGGGGAGACGAGGAGACGGTCCGCGCCCACCAGGCCGCGCTGGCCGATCTCGCCCCCGAGCTTTCGCCGGTCTACACCGCACTCGCCGACCGCACCCGGGCGGTCGCCGCGAACCAGCACCCAGGAGGTACGCCGGTGTCCACCCCGAAGATCGTCCGGACCCGGGAGGAGCTGCGGGCGGAGCTGGCACCCGCCCGCCGGTCCGGTGCCCGGATCGGCCTCGTACCCACCATGGGCTTCCTGCACGAGGGCCACGCCAGCCTGCTGCGCGCCGCCCGGGAGCGCTGCGACGTCGTGGTGATGAGCCTGTTCGTCAACCCCACACAGTTCGGCCCGAACGAGGACCTCGCGGCCTACCCGCGCGACGAGGCGGCCGACCTCGCCGTGGCCGCGGCGGCGGGCGTCGACCTGGTGTACGCACCGGCCGCGGACCACGTGTACCCGCCCGGGTTCGCTACCACCGTCGAGGTCGGCGGCGACCTCACCAGCGTGCTCTGCGGCGACCCCGCGCGCCGCGGTGCCGCCCACTTCCGCGGCGTCACCACCGTGGTGGCGAAGCTGCTCAACGCCGTCGGCCCGGACGTGGCGTTCTTCGGCCAGAAGGACGCCCAGCAGGCGATCGTCGTCCAGGCGATGGTGCGTGACCTCGAACTCCCCGTCGAGATCGTGGTCCTGCCCACGGTGCGCGAGCCGGACGGCCTGGCGATGAGCTCGCGCAACGTCTACCTGACAGCGGAGGAACGCGTCCGGGCCCGGGCCCTGAACCAGGCGCTGACCGCCGCCGCCCGCACCGCCCGCAACGGGTCCACCGTCCAGGACGCGCTGGCCGCGGCCGGGAAGGTACTCGCCGACGCCGGAATCGAACCGGAGTACCTCGAGGCCCGCGACGCCGGAAACCTCACCGTGGCGGAGCGTTTCGGCGACCGCCCCGTCCTGATCGCGGTCGCCGCCCGGGTCGGCCGCGCCCGGCTGATCGACAACCAGGTCGTCGAAGTAGTCCAAGGAGCATGACCATGCAGCGAACCATGCTGAAGTCCAAGATCCACCGCGCCACGGTGACGGCCTGCGACGTGGACTACGTGGGCAGCATCACCATCGACGCCGCCCTCATGCGCGCCGCCGACCTGCTGCCCAACGAGCAGGTGCACGTGTGGGACGTCGACAACGGCACGCGGTTCGTCACCTACGTGCTGGAGGGCGCGCCGGGCTCGGGCTCCATGCAGGTCAACGGCGCGGCCGCGCTGCTCGTGGAGAGGGGCCACAAGGTGATCGTGGCGTCGTTCGCGACCTACGACGCCGCCGAACTCGCCACCCACGACCCCGCCGTCGTGCACGTGGACGCCGGCAACGCCGTCGCCCTGGTCGGCTCGGACGCAGGCGTGCTGATGGACTCCCCGCTCGCCTCCGCGGCCGGCTTCGAACGGACCGGGCCGTGAGCACCCGGCCCGCTTCGCCCGGTGCCGGTTCCACGCCCGGTCCCACGCCCGGTTCCACGCCTGGTTCGAACCCGGGTTCCGGCCCCGACGACGCGGCTTCGACGCGGGCCCGGCTCACCGTCGGCGCGCTCGCCCAGCTGAAGGCGACGGGCATGCCGATCACGATGGTGACGGCCTACGACTTCCCGTCCGCCCGGGTCGCGGAGGACGCCGACGTCGACGTGGTGCTGGTCGGCGACTCCGCCGCGATGACGGTCCTGGGCCACGACTCGACGCTGCCGGTCGGGATGACCGAGATGCTGGTGCTCGCCGCCGCGGTCCGCCGGGGTCTGCGTACCCCCCTGCTGGTCGCCGACCTTCCGTTCGGGTCGTACGAGCGTTCCGACGAGCACGCGATCGGCAACGCCCAGCGGTTCGTGAAGGAGGCCGGCGCGGACGCGGTGAAGCTGGAACGCGGGGGCACCTCCGCCGACCGGGCCCGGGCGATCGTCGCCGCCGGCGTACCCGTGATGGGGCACGTCGGTCTCACCCCGCAGACGGCCGGCCAGCTCGGCGGTTTCCGCGCCCAGGGCCGCACCGCCGCGGGAGCGACGCGCATCGCCGAGGAAGCCCTCGCCCTGCAGGAATCCGGCTGCTTCGCCCTGGTCCTGGAGGCGATCCCGGCGGCGGTCACCGAGCAGTTGATGCCGTACCTCCGGATCCCGGTGATCGGCATCGGCGCCGGCCCGGCCACCGACGGGCAGGTGCTGGTGTTCCACGACCTGCTGGGGATGTCGGCCGGCACTCCCGCGAGGTTCGTGAAGCGGTACGCCGACCTGCACGAGCAGATGGTGCGCGCGGTCGGCACGTACGCCGAGGAGGTGCGGACGGGGAAGTACCCCGGACCCGAGCACACCTACGGCATCGCCCCCGAGGAGCTGACGGCGTTCGCGGAAGCCCTTGCCGCACGGGCGGTCTGAGCGTCCGGTCCCATCAGGCAGCAGCGATCAGCCCGGTGCGAGGCTCGGGAAGCCGTCGATCTCCAGGTCCAGCTCGACGGCGTGCGTCAAGGTGTTCTTGACGGTGCACGCGCCGAGCACCGCCCGCAGCGCTGGTACGCGTTCGGGCGGCAGGTCCGGTGGCACCACGACCCGCACGTGCACCGCGTCCACCCGGGTCGACCCCTCGGCCGCCATCGTGAACATCGCCCGGACCGCCAGCCCCTCCGCGCCGACGCCGTGCCGCGCGAGGAAACGCCCGGCGTGGAAGGCGACGCAGGCGGCCAGCGCACCGACCAGCAACTCCACCGGTGTCGGTGCGGTGTCGGTCCCGCCCTCCTCGCGCGGCTGGTCGACGTGCAGCTGGTGTCCGCGTACTTCCACGACGTACGCGTCACCCTCCAGCGGACGCACCTCGACCGGTGCCGGTTCGTGCCGGCTCACCGGGCTGCCGCCCGTACGACCGCGACCGAGCAGTGCGCGTGGTGCAGCAGCGACTCGGCCACCGAACCGAGCAGCATGCGTTCCAGCCCGCCGCGTCCGCGCGATCCCACGACGACCAGCTCCGCGCCACGGGACGACTCCGACAACAACACCGCGGGGCGTCCCTCCAGCACGCTGGTGCTCACCACGACGTCCGGGAACTTGGACCGGAAACCGGCGAGGGACTCCGAGAGCCACAGCATGTGCTCGTCGCGGCGGCGGGAGAAGGCGTCCGCGTCCCACTGCGCCTCGTCGGGGTGTTCCAGCCGCCAGCAGTGGACGGCCACCAGGGGCAGGCCGCGACCGGCGGCCTCCTCGAACGCGAACGCCACCGCGCGTTCGGAACACTCCGACCCGTCCACCCCCACGATCACCCGCGGGCCGGCCGGCGAGTGTTCCTTCGACGCGCGGGCGACGATCACCGGGCAGCGCGCCTGGTGCGCGACCGCCGAGCTCACCGACCCGAGCACCACCGAGGCCACCGCCGACCGCGACCGCGAACCCACCACGAGCAGCTCCGCGTCCATGGCCTGGTCGAGGAGCGCCCGTGCCGGCCGGTCTGCCAGCACTGCCGGCGTCAGCACCATGTCCGGGTCGAGCTGGTCGCGGGCGATGCTCGCCGCCGCGTTCGCGTCGGTGTTCTCGCCGTCGGTCTCGAGGTCGTCGACGCCCTGCACCGGTGCGGGATATTCGTGGGAGACGACGATGCGCAGAGGGAGCATCCGGTTGCGGGCCTCGTCGATGGCCCACTGCAGTGCCAGCCGGCTCTCCGCCGTGCCGTCGACGCCGACCACCACCGGGCGCCGGTTGCGTTCGGTCATCGCAGCGCCTCCTCCCGGGGGCGGGTCGTCGGCCGGCCGGTCGGACGGACGGACGGGCGGCGGGCCTGCGGCACCCGGATCCGGGCCCCGGCCCGGCCGCCGCGCCGGTCGGCGACCAGGTCGCCGGCCGGTACGGGCACCAGCGCGACCGGGCACCGGGCCCGGTTGATCGCCGTACAGCCGAGGGTGGAACCGAGGATCCCGCTGACGCCCGCGTCCCGGCTGCCGACCACGAGCAGGTCGGGCGGCCGGGCGATCCGCAGCGGTCCGGCCACCGTGCCGTCGCCGGGCGCGACCGTGACCTCCACGTCGGGGTACGCCGACAGATGGGGTGCCAGCAGCGCCTCGACCGCGTCGAAGCCCGGTGCGCTCACCCCGTGCACGTGGGTGTCCAGGGCGCGGGTCCACCACTTGTCACCCCGCGGCGGCACCGGTACGGCGAGCAGCCGGGCACCCCGCCGGGCGGCCACGTCGAACCCGAACCCGACGACGGCCCGCGTCGACGCACCGCCGTCCACTCCGACCACCACGTGGCCGTCGAGCCCGTCCAACAGGTGCCCGTCCCCCACCGGCACGCCCGACAGCCCCACCGGCAGCGGCCGGGGCGGCCTGCTGTCCTGCCGGACGAGGACCACCGGCGGCACCGGTCTTCCTTCCCGGCCGGCTCGGTGCGCACCGCGCAGGAACGCGAGCAGGACGCCCCTCCCCCGGGTGCCCACGACGACGAGGGTGGGATCGGCGACCGCCTGGCCGAGCACGTCGGGCAGCGGGCCGGCGGCGGCCCAGGCGTACGCCTGCAGCGTGGGTTGCACAGCCACCGCCGTCGCGACCGCGGCGTCGGCCAGGCGCCAGGCCCGTTCCCGGGTCGTCGGCGTCCCGCCCTCGTCGTCGTCGACGGCCCCCTGACCGTCGTCCGGACCGAACTCGGATGCCAGCGGTCCGTCGGCGGGTCGCCGGTCGGTACGGGAACGTTCGCCGTACGCCTGCACCACCACCAGTGGCAGCTGGCGGAGGACGGCCTCGCGGGCGGCCCAGTGCAACGCGGGGTTGGCCAGCGCCACCCCGTCGAACGTCACCACGACCGCCCGCGCGGGACGCGGCTGTCGACCGGTCATCGAACGTCCCCCGATCTGTCCCCGCCCCTGGTGGCGACCCAGGCGCCAGACTGGTCCGGCCCGTACGGATCGACGTAGAGGACAAGGTCCTGTGCCTGCGGGTCCTTGGCCCTCGCCTGTTGCGAGAGCCACGGTGAGAACCCGCCATGGTCAAGAGGTCCGTGCCGCCGGGTTCATACCCACCGGGCCCGGCTCGGACGCAGGATCCCCGCGCGGAGCGCGCATGCGCGCAGCGGAACGGGTCCTAATCCTCTGTAGGACCCGGACCGGCGCGCGGACGCTTGGACCGGGGGTGCGGGCCTGTCGCCGGACGGCCCGCCAACGACACATGGCCGAATCATGAAGCCGACGTTCACGCTGGGCCGCGTCGCCGGGGTCTCCGTCGGCGTCCACTGGTCCGTGCTGGTGATGATGCTGCTGGTCACCGAGATCGTGGCGGTGGCCATCCTCCCGGTCCAGGCGCCCAACGCCGGCACGGTGGTCGACTGGGTGGCCGGGGTGCTCGCGGCGGTCACGTTCCTCGCGTCCCTGCTGGCACACGAGCTCGCGCACGCCGTCGTCGCCCGGCGGTACGGCATGCCGGCCGACCGGATCACCCTGTGGCTGCTCGGCGGGGTGACCGAGCTCGGCTCCAACCCGCCCACCCCCCGCGCGGCGTTCCTGGTCGCCGGTGCGGGCCCGGCCACCAGCCTCGTCCTCGGCGCGGCGTTCGGGGGCCTGGCCGCGGGTGCCGCCCTGCTCTCGCTGCCGATCGTGCTCCGGGAGGTGCTGACCTGGCTCGGGTTCGTGAACGCGGTGCTCGGCATCTTCAACCTGCTGCCCGGCGCGCCGCTGGACGGTGGGCGGCTGCTCCAGGCAGGGCTGTGGAAGCGGTCCGGCGACCAGGCGCGGGCGGCGGTCTCGGCGGCGCGGGCGGGCCGGTTCCTCGGCATGGCGCTGATCGCCCTCGGTGTGTTCCAGCTCGTCGCCGGCCAGGTGGTCAGCGGTCTGTGGCTGGCCCTGATCGGCTGGTTCCTGGTCATGTCGGCGCTGTCGGAGGAGTCGGTGACCGGAGTGCGGGAACGCCTGACCGGCGTACGGCTGCGGGACGTGATGAGCCCGGCGCCGGTGACCGCACCGTCGTGGTGGACCGTGGACGCCTTCCTGGAAAGGGTCGCCGAGCGCGACCACCACCGGTCCTTCCCCGTCGTGGACATGGAGGGCCGGCCGCTGCGCGTGGTCAGCCTCACCGACCTCGCCCGGGTGCCCGAGCAGACGCGGGGCACCACCAAGCTCGCCGACCTCGGCCGGCCGCTGCGACCGGACGGGACCGCCGGCCCAGAGGACCTGCTGACCGAGCTCCCGGCAGGTACGTGGCAACTGTCCGGCCGCGGGATGCTGCTGGTCGTCGAAGGTGGCCACGTGGTCGGCATCGTGAACAGCCACGACGTGAACCGCGCCGTCGAGCTCGCCAAGCTCGGGCACCTGCCCCACGCGGGCGACGGGTCGGCCGGCGCCGAGCCGGCTCAGGCGGGCCGGGAAGGTCAACCGGGCCAAGAGGGTCACGGCACCCCGAGCCCGTACGTACCGTGGCAACGGCCCGGCGGCTGACCGCCCGCCCGCACTGCGCGGCCTACCATCGAAGTGTGGTCGGGAACGGTTCCCCTCCGCACGAGCGCCTGCGCTCCCTGGTCAGTTCTCTTCTCACCCTCGGCACCGACCTCGAGGGCGAACAGGCGGCCGAGCGGATCCTGCGGTCGGCGAGCGAGCTCGTGCGGGGCAGGTATGCCGTTGTGCGGCAGGCGAACCCACCAGACGAGACGGTCGAGCTCTTCCTGCACGGCCTGAGCCGGGCCGAGTACGCCGAACGCGCGGA encodes:
- the panC gene encoding pantoate--beta-alanine ligase — translated: MRELERNRDAPDTGASTGLRSLAVIGAGRTGGSVTSAARAAGLDVRVGTRGTAAVTAGGSGIALLCVPDESISAVCAEVAAGTDLPPYVGHVSGATGLDALESAARRGAQTFRLHPLQTIPAPGTSLTGVPAAVTGSTPAAAEVARTLARRLGMVPFDLAEEHRAAYHAGAVLASNFVLALAETAADLLTRAGVKDARAALTPLVLSTAANWAGAGPAALTGPIARGDEETVRAHQAALADLAPELSPVYTALADRTRAVAANQHPGGTPVSTPKIVRTREELRAELAPARRSGARIGLVPTMGFLHEGHASLLRAARERCDVVVMSLFVNPTQFGPNEDLAAYPRDEAADLAVAAAAGVDLVYAPAADHVYPPGFATTVEVGGDLTSVLCGDPARRGAAHFRGVTTVVAKLLNAVGPDVAFFGQKDAQQAIVVQAMVRDLELPVEIVVLPTVREPDGLAMSSRNVYLTAEERVRARALNQALTAAARTARNGSTVQDALAAAGKVLADAGIEPEYLEARDAGNLTVAERFGDRPVLIAVAARVGRARLIDNQVVEVVQGA
- a CDS encoding SMP-30/gluconolactonase/LRE family protein, which codes for MAGVTERFEIIDERFSTLVKTSAQVELLYQGCRWAEGPAYFPAGRYLVWSDIPNDRMLRWDETTGTVGVFREPAGFSNGNTVDRQGRLVTCEHGNRRVTRTEHDGSLTVLTDNFGGKRYNSPNDVVVKSDGSVWFTDPAYGIDSDYEGHQADSEIGACHVYRWDATTGDVRIVADDFVRPNGLAFSPDETRLYVSDTGSTHHRGGPRHMRVFDVAPDGTLSGGSEFATCTSGLFDGFRLDTAGRIWASAADGVHCYHPDGTLLGKVLVPETVANVEFGGPRRNRLFIAATTSLYSVLLPVNGALRR
- a CDS encoding universal stress protein — translated: MTGRQPRPARAVVVTFDGVALANPALHWAAREAVLRQLPLVVVQAYGERSRTDRRPADGPLASEFGPDDGQGAVDDDEGGTPTTRERAWRLADAAVATAVAVQPTLQAYAWAAAGPLPDVLGQAVADPTLVVVGTRGRGVLLAFLRGAHRAGREGRPVPPVVLVRQDSRPPRPLPVGLSGVPVGDGHLLDGLDGHVVVGVDGGASTRAVVGFGFDVAARRGARLLAVPVPPRGDKWWTRALDTHVHGVSAPGFDAVEALLAPHLSAYPDVEVTVAPGDGTVAGPLRIARPPDLLVVGSRDAGVSGILGSTLGCTAINRARCPVALVPVPAGDLVADRRGGRAGARIRVPQARRPSVRPTGRPTTRPREEALR
- the panD gene encoding aspartate 1-decarboxylase produces the protein MQRTMLKSKIHRATVTACDVDYVGSITIDAALMRAADLLPNEQVHVWDVDNGTRFVTYVLEGAPGSGSMQVNGAAALLVERGHKVIVASFATYDAAELATHDPAVVHVDAGNAVALVGSDAGVLMDSPLASAAGFERTGP
- a CDS encoding site-2 protease family protein; amino-acid sequence: MKPTFTLGRVAGVSVGVHWSVLVMMLLVTEIVAVAILPVQAPNAGTVVDWVAGVLAAVTFLASLLAHELAHAVVARRYGMPADRITLWLLGGVTELGSNPPTPRAAFLVAGAGPATSLVLGAAFGGLAAGAALLSLPIVLREVLTWLGFVNAVLGIFNLLPGAPLDGGRLLQAGLWKRSGDQARAAVSAARAGRFLGMALIALGVFQLVAGQVVSGLWLALIGWFLVMSALSEESVTGVRERLTGVRLRDVMSPAPVTAPSWWTVDAFLERVAERDHHRSFPVVDMEGRPLRVVSLTDLARVPEQTRGTTKLADLGRPLRPDGTAGPEDLLTELPAGTWQLSGRGMLLVVEGGHVVGIVNSHDVNRAVELAKLGHLPHAGDGSAGAEPAQAGREGQPGQEGHGTPSPYVPWQRPGG
- the panB gene encoding 3-methyl-2-oxobutanoate hydroxymethyltransferase; protein product: MSTRPASPGAGSTPGPTPGSTPGSNPGSGPDDAASTRARLTVGALAQLKATGMPITMVTAYDFPSARVAEDADVDVVLVGDSAAMTVLGHDSTLPVGMTEMLVLAAAVRRGLRTPLLVADLPFGSYERSDEHAIGNAQRFVKEAGADAVKLERGGTSADRARAIVAAGVPVMGHVGLTPQTAGQLGGFRAQGRTAAGATRIAEEALALQESGCFALVLEAIPAAVTEQLMPYLRIPVIGIGAGPATDGQVLVFHDLLGMSAGTPARFVKRYADLHEQMVRAVGTYAEEVRTGKYPGPEHTYGIAPEELTAFAEALAARAV
- a CDS encoding OsmC family protein, which gives rise to MSRHEPAPVEVRPLEGDAYVVEVRGHQLHVDQPREEGGTDTAPTPVELLVGALAACVAFHAGRFLARHGVGAEGLAVRAMFTMAAEGSTRVDAVHVRVVVPPDLPPERVPALRAVLGACTVKNTLTHAVELDLEIDGFPSLAPG
- a CDS encoding MBL fold metallo-hydrolase; the encoded protein is MSTRIERVVTSGTFSLDGGTWDVDNNVWLVGDDDEVLVIDPAHDAGPIRDAVGDRRVTAIVCTHGHDDHIGAARDLAESTKAPVWLHPADRMLWDVVHPGAAPDAELADGQEFEVGDVTLTAVHTPGHSPGGVCLSAPDLGAVFSGDTLFAGGPGATGRSFSDFGTIIDSIRDRLLTLPPETVVHTGHGDTTTVGAERPHLREWIDRGH
- a CDS encoding universal stress protein, which codes for MTERNRRPVVVGVDGTAESRLALQWAIDEARNRMLPLRIVVSHEYPAPVQGVDDLETDGENTDANAAASIARDQLDPDMVLTPAVLADRPARALLDQAMDAELLVVGSRSRSAVASVVLGSVSSAVAHQARCPVIVARASKEHSPAGPRVIVGVDGSECSERAVAFAFEEAAGRGLPLVAVHCWRLEHPDEAQWDADAFSRRRDEHMLWLSESLAGFRSKFPDVVVSTSVLEGRPAVLLSESSRGAELVVVGSRGRGGLERMLLGSVAESLLHHAHCSVAVVRAAAR